The proteins below come from a single Cricetulus griseus strain 17A/GY chromosome 6, alternate assembly CriGri-PICRH-1.0, whole genome shotgun sequence genomic window:
- the Emp3 gene encoding epithelial membrane protein 3 isoform X2, which translates to MSLLLLVVSALHILILILLFVATLDKSWWTLPEKESLNLWYDCTWNTTAKTWACSNVSENGWLKAVQVLMVLSLILCCLSFILFMFQLYTMRRGGLFYATGLCQLCTSAAVFSGALIYAIHAEEILAKHPSGGSFGYCFALAWVAFPLALVSGIVYIHLRKRE; encoded by the exons ATGTCACTCCTCCTGTTAGTGGTCTCTGCCCTTcacatcctcatcctcatcttgCTTTTTGTGGCCACTTTGGACAAG TCCTGGTGGACTCTCCCCGAGAAGGAGTCCCTAAACCTGTGGTATGACTGCACATGGAACACCACTGCCAAAACGTGGGCCTGCAGTAACGTCAGTGAGAATG GCTGGCTGAAGGCAGTGCAGGTGCTCATGGTGCTCTCTCTCATCCTCTGCTGCCTGTCCTTCATCCTCTTCATGTTCCAGCTCTACACCATGCGGAGAGGAGGGCTCTTCTACGCCACCGGCCTCTGCCAGCTTTGCACCA GTGCAGCCGTGTTCTCTGGGGCACTGATCTATGCCATCCATGCTGAGGAGATCCTGGCAAAGCACCCAAGCGGGGGTAGCTTCGGTTACTGCTTCGCCCTGGCCTGGGTGGCTTTCCCACTCGCCCTTGTCAGTGGCATCGTCTACATCCACCTGAGGAAACGTGAATGA